Proteins encoded within one genomic window of Marasmius oreades isolate 03SP1 chromosome 4, whole genome shotgun sequence:
- a CDS encoding uncharacterized protein (antiSMASH:Cluster_4.2) encodes MQFKASILLIVVACGTLSVMAAGLPPSEDATPTNDLIFPPLCTFPVIGVVPCP; translated from the exons ATGCAATTCAAAGCTTCAATTCTCCTCATTGTCGTTGCATGTGGTACTCTTT CGGTGATGGCTGCGGGTCTACCACCCAGTGAGGATGCTACCCCTACGAATGATCTTATCTTTCCCCCC TTGTGTACCTTCCCAGTCATTGGCGTGGTACCCTGCCCTTGA